The following proteins are encoded in a genomic region of Alistipes shahii WAL 8301:
- the purB gene encoding adenylosuccinate lyase — MLTPLTAISPVDGRYRNKTEKLADYFSEQALIRYRIRVEVEYFIALCELPLPQLTGIDRSKFAALRALYLDFSDADARRVKEIESVTNHDVKAIEYIIKEKMDTLGLEAYKEFVHFGLTSQDINNTAIPLSLREAMTGVYYPVVEEVRDALASFAEQWREVPMLARTHGQPASPTSLGKEFSVFVERLEKQLFMLHDIAVPAKFGGATGNFNAHRAAYPEIDWVAFANRFVNETLGLCRSQYTTQIEHYDNLAAIFDNMKRIDTILIDLSRDMWTYISMEYFKQQIKAGEVGSSAMPHKVNPIDFENAEGNFGIANAVFEHLSSKLPVSRLQRDLTDSTVLRNIGVPMAHAVIALQSLLKGLNKVILNPEALARDLENNWAVVAEGIQTILRREGFPKPYEALKALTRTNAHITRESIAAFIETLDVAESVKEELRALSPSTYTGVFR; from the coding sequence ATGTTAACTCCCCTCACCGCCATCTCGCCCGTCGACGGGCGTTACCGTAATAAAACGGAGAAATTAGCCGATTATTTTTCGGAGCAGGCCCTCATCCGCTACCGCATCCGCGTCGAAGTGGAATACTTCATCGCCTTGTGCGAACTGCCGCTGCCGCAGCTGACCGGCATCGACCGCTCGAAATTCGCCGCCCTGCGCGCGCTCTACCTCGATTTCTCGGACGCCGACGCCCGGCGCGTGAAGGAGATCGAGTCGGTGACCAACCACGACGTAAAGGCCATCGAGTACATCATCAAGGAGAAAATGGACACCCTCGGGCTGGAGGCCTATAAGGAGTTCGTGCATTTCGGCCTCACGTCGCAGGACATCAACAACACGGCCATTCCGCTCTCGCTCCGGGAGGCGATGACAGGCGTCTACTACCCCGTCGTCGAGGAGGTCCGCGACGCTTTGGCGTCGTTCGCCGAGCAGTGGCGCGAGGTTCCGATGCTGGCGCGCACGCACGGGCAGCCCGCCTCGCCGACCTCGCTGGGCAAAGAGTTTTCGGTATTCGTCGAGCGGCTCGAAAAGCAGTTGTTCATGCTCCACGACATCGCCGTTCCGGCCAAGTTCGGCGGCGCCACGGGCAACTTCAACGCCCACCGCGCGGCCTACCCCGAAATCGACTGGGTGGCTTTCGCCAACCGGTTCGTGAACGAGACGCTGGGGCTGTGCCGCTCGCAGTACACCACGCAGATCGAGCACTACGACAACCTGGCGGCCATCTTCGACAACATGAAGCGCATCGACACCATCCTCATCGACCTCTCGCGGGACATGTGGACCTACATTTCGATGGAGTACTTCAAACAGCAGATCAAGGCCGGGGAGGTCGGATCGAGCGCCATGCCCCACAAGGTCAACCCCATCGACTTCGAGAACGCCGAGGGCAACTTCGGCATCGCCAACGCCGTTTTCGAGCACCTTTCGTCGAAGCTGCCCGTATCGCGTCTTCAGCGCGACCTGACCGACTCGACCGTGCTGCGCAACATCGGCGTGCCGATGGCCCACGCGGTGATCGCCCTGCAATCGCTGCTCAAGGGGCTGAACAAGGTGATCCTCAACCCCGAGGCGCTGGCGCGCGACCTGGAGAACAACTGGGCCGTGGTGGCCGAGGGCATCCAGACCATCCTGCGCCGCGAGGGTTTCCCGAAGCCCTACGAGGCGTTGAAGGCCCTGACGCGGACCAACGCCCACATCACCCGCGAGTCGATCGCGGCATTCATCGAAACGCTCGACGTCGCCGAATCAGTCAAGGAGGAGCTGCGCGCCCTCTCGCCCTCGACCTACACGGGCGTGTTCCGGTAG
- a CDS encoding DUF4834 family protein: MNFILAIIDSLAGFVQRNPLTTLLIVILALGAPALLKGIALFILYFLMGLVILVVVLMLAFRWRIYKVRKQMEQQFGEGFGQQSGPKGFGGFGSPFAEQPRKEREGEVKVHKTPGTPEKRVSKDVGDYVDFEEEKQ, translated from the coding sequence ATGAATTTCATATTGGCAATCATCGACTCCCTGGCGGGCTTCGTGCAGCGCAATCCGCTGACGACGCTCCTTATCGTCATACTGGCGCTCGGCGCCCCCGCGCTGCTCAAGGGCATCGCGCTGTTTATCTTGTATTTTCTTATGGGACTTGTTATTTTGGTCGTCGTGCTGATGCTGGCTTTCCGCTGGCGGATCTACAAGGTCCGCAAGCAGATGGAGCAGCAGTTCGGCGAAGGCTTCGGACAGCAGTCCGGACCGAAGGGATTCGGCGGTTTCGGCTCGCCCTTTGCAGAGCAGCCGCGCAAGGAGCGCGAAGGCGAGGTGAAGGTGCACAAAACCCCGGGAACGCCCGAGAAGCGCGTGTCGAAGGATGTGGGCGACTACGTCGATTTCGAAGAGGAAAAGCAGTAG
- a CDS encoding MlaE family ABC transporter permease, with protein sequence MLKIFELIGRYFMLMGKVFSRPEKAAIYRRRIIFEMESLGVNSIGLTAIISVFIGAVITLQMCINLDSPFIPRSLVGYATRETMILEFSSAVVALILAGKVGSSIASEIGTMRITEQIDALEIMGVNSASYLILPKIVAAMVFFPFLTILSILIGILGGYLIAAATGIMIPADYVDGLLMDFKPYSITYTLIKTVFFAYIITSISAFYGYNARGNSLEVGTASTRAVVASCVVILLFDLILTQVLLI encoded by the coding sequence ATGTTGAAGATTTTCGAACTCATAGGGCGCTATTTCATGCTGATGGGAAAGGTCTTTTCCCGTCCGGAGAAGGCCGCCATCTACCGCCGGCGGATCATTTTCGAAATGGAGTCGCTCGGTGTCAACTCGATCGGCCTGACGGCCATCATCTCGGTCTTCATCGGCGCGGTCATCACGTTGCAGATGTGCATCAACCTCGATTCGCCGTTCATTCCCCGCTCGCTGGTGGGTTACGCCACGCGCGAGACGATGATCCTGGAGTTTTCGTCGGCGGTCGTGGCGCTGATTCTCGCCGGAAAGGTCGGGTCGTCGATCGCCTCGGAAATCGGAACCATGCGCATCACCGAACAGATCGACGCGCTCGAAATCATGGGCGTCAACTCCGCCTCGTACCTCATCCTCCCGAAGATCGTCGCCGCGATGGTCTTCTTCCCCTTTCTGACGATCCTCTCGATCCTGATCGGCATTCTGGGCGGATACCTCATCGCCGCCGCGACGGGCATTATGATCCCCGCCGACTATGTCGACGGCCTGCTGATGGATTTCAAGCCCTATTCGATCACCTACACGCTGATCAAGACCGTCTTCTTCGCCTACATCATCACCTCGATTTCGGCCTTCTACGGCTACAACGCCCGGGGCAACTCGCTGGAGGTCGGCACGGCTTCGACGCGCGCCGTGGTGGCCAGCTGCGTGGTGATTCTGCTTTTCGACCTGATCCTGACACAAGTCCTGCTTATATGA
- a CDS encoding ABC transporter ATP-binding protein: MIRAEHIVKSFDGRVVLDDISVEFETGKTNLIIGRSGSGKTVLLKTLVGLHEPDSGDVWYDEVNFSKLGFRERKSIRKDIGMIFQGGALLDSSTVVENVKLPLDLFTSQSEREKMERVNFCLQRVRLDGANELYPAELSGGMIKRVAIARAIVMNPRYLFCDEPNSGLDPQTSIVIDNLIHEITQEYGITTIINTHDMNSVMEIGEKIVYIHDGRKWWEGTKDDILHADNRELNDFVFASAMAKRAKLAAQ, translated from the coding sequence ATGATACGCGCCGAACATATCGTCAAGTCGTTCGACGGCCGGGTGGTGCTCGACGACATCTCGGTCGAATTCGAGACCGGAAAAACGAACCTCATCATCGGCCGCAGCGGTTCGGGAAAGACCGTGCTGCTCAAGACGCTGGTGGGCCTGCACGAACCCGATTCGGGCGACGTGTGGTACGACGAGGTGAACTTTTCGAAACTCGGTTTCCGGGAACGCAAAAGTATCCGCAAGGACATCGGCATGATCTTTCAGGGCGGGGCGCTGCTGGACTCCTCGACCGTTGTGGAGAACGTCAAGCTGCCGCTCGACCTCTTCACCTCGCAGAGCGAGCGGGAGAAGATGGAGCGCGTGAATTTCTGCCTCCAGCGCGTGCGGCTCGACGGGGCCAACGAACTCTATCCGGCCGAACTGTCGGGCGGCATGATCAAGCGCGTGGCCATCGCCCGGGCTATCGTGATGAATCCCCGCTACCTGTTTTGCGACGAACCCAACTCGGGACTCGACCCGCAGACCTCGATCGTCATCGACAACCTGATCCACGAGATCACCCAGGAGTACGGCATCACGACGATCATCAACACCCACGACATGAACTCCGTGATGGAGATCGGCGAGAAAATTGTATACATCCACGACGGCCGTAAGTGGTGGGAGGGGACGAAGGACGACATCCTGCATGCGGACAACCGCGAGCTGAACGATTTCGTCTTCGCCTCGGCCATGGCCAAACGGGCCAAACTGGCTGCGCAGTAG
- the gap gene encoding type I glyceraldehyde-3-phosphate dehydrogenase, protein MATIKIGINGFGRIGRLVFRAACTNDNIEVVGINDLVPVDYMAYMLKYDTMHGRFDGTVDFNVEKSQLIVNGKAIRVTAEKDPANLKWNEVNAEYVVESTGLFLTKEKAEAHIAAGAKYVVMSAPSKDDTPMFVCGVNTDTYKGQTIVSNASCTTNCLAPIAKVLHDKFGITDGLMTTVHSTTATQKTVDGPSMKDWRGGRAASGNIIPSSTGAAKAVGKVIPELNGKLTGMSMRVPTLDVSVVDLTVNLAKPAKYDEICAAMKEASEGELKGILGYTEEAVVSSDFLGDARTSIFDKAAGIALTDTFVKVVSWYDNEWGYSNKVLMLIEKMAAYNNK, encoded by the coding sequence ATGGCAACTATTAAAATCGGTATCAACGGCTTCGGTCGTATCGGCCGTCTGGTGTTCCGTGCCGCTTGCACGAACGACAACATCGAAGTGGTGGGCATCAACGACCTGGTTCCCGTGGACTACATGGCTTACATGCTGAAGTACGACACGATGCACGGCCGTTTCGACGGTACGGTGGATTTCAACGTGGAGAAGAGCCAGCTGATCGTAAACGGCAAGGCTATCCGCGTAACCGCCGAGAAGGACCCCGCAAACCTGAAGTGGAACGAGGTTAACGCCGAGTACGTGGTAGAGTCGACGGGTCTGTTCCTCACCAAGGAGAAGGCCGAGGCTCATATCGCAGCCGGCGCCAAGTACGTCGTTATGTCGGCTCCCTCGAAGGACGACACCCCGATGTTCGTATGCGGCGTGAACACCGATACCTACAAGGGCCAGACGATCGTTTCGAACGCATCGTGCACCACCAACTGCCTTGCCCCCATCGCCAAGGTTCTGCACGACAAGTTCGGCATCACCGACGGTCTGATGACCACCGTTCACTCGACCACCGCAACGCAGAAGACTGTCGACGGTCCCTCGATGAAGGACTGGCGCGGCGGCCGTGCCGCTTCGGGCAACATCATCCCCTCGTCGACCGGCGCTGCAAAGGCCGTAGGCAAGGTGATTCCCGAGCTGAACGGTAAGCTGACCGGTATGTCGATGCGTGTTCCGACCCTCGACGTTTCGGTTGTCGACCTGACCGTAAACCTGGCCAAGCCCGCCAAGTACGACGAGATCTGCGCTGCCATGAAGGAGGCTTCGGAAGGCGAACTGAAGGGCATCCTGGGTTACACCGAGGAGGCTGTCGTTTCGTCGGACTTCCTGGGCGACGCCCGCACGTCGATCTTCGACAAGGCTGCCGGTATCGCGCTGACGGACACTTTCGTGAAGGTCGTTTCGTGGTACGACAACGAGTGGGGCTACTCGAACAAGGTCCTCATGCTGATCGAGAAGATGGCCGCTTACAACAACAAATAG
- a CDS encoding DUF4238 domain-containing protein, which produces MTDFLGKLANILADKYWEFYYTDTNQIYTFDYPITIEPHVKDAPNYYEGFGMYGAEISMPISKNIVLVIWDSQYFQEGLSNILCQ; this is translated from the coding sequence ATTACAGATTTTTTAGGAAAATTGGCAAATATTCTGGCTGATAAATATTGGGAATTTTATTATACGGATACAAATCAAATATATACATTCGATTATCCTATTACTATTGAACCTCATGTAAAGGATGCGCCAAACTATTACGAAGGGTTTGGAATGTATGGTGCGGAAATTTCTATGCCGATTAGTAAGAATATCGTTCTTGTAATTTGGGATTCTCAATATTTTCAAGAGGGACTGTCCAATATTTTGTGTCAATAA